From a single Pseudomonas triticicola genomic region:
- the urtB gene encoding urea ABC transporter permease subunit UrtB — translation MPTAIHRLLLAIALLLPMLAHAGDAEDFVAANPMQQAKLLEAWAAQPDPARIELLNALQQGELTIDGQAKTLRLNNRLRGLIDTAMASHQLLAADGKIRLSAAQQLQKSAKPAQLKFLDQQLAGEKDPSVHAALSLALANLQLVDSDPAVRLAAVRLLGETGDPLARTRLEGLLEPGVESDAGVRTAAETSLAQVKRKLLIGEVLGQAFSGMSLGSILLLAALGLAITFGLLGVINMAHGEMLMLGAYSTYVVQLMFQRYAPQAIEFYPLIALPVAFFVTAAIGMALERTVIRHLYGRPLETLLATWGISLMLIQLVRLVFGAQNVEVANPAWLSGGIQVLPNLVLPYNRIVIIAFALFVVVLTWLLLNKTRLGLNVRAVTQNRNMAACCGVPTGRVDMLAFGLGSGIAGLGGVALSQIGNVGPDLGQSYIIDSFLVVVLGGVGQLAGSVLAAFGLGIANKILEPQIGAVLGKILILALIILFIQKRPQGLFALKGRVID, via the coding sequence ATGCCCACTGCCATACACCGCTTGCTTCTCGCCATCGCACTGTTGCTGCCGATGCTCGCTCACGCCGGCGACGCCGAAGACTTCGTCGCGGCCAATCCGATGCAACAGGCCAAACTGCTGGAAGCCTGGGCCGCGCAGCCCGATCCGGCGCGTATCGAATTGCTCAACGCCCTGCAGCAAGGCGAGCTGACGATCGACGGCCAAGCGAAAACCCTGCGCCTGAACAATCGCCTGCGGGGTCTGATCGACACCGCGATGGCCAGCCATCAATTGCTCGCTGCTGACGGCAAAATCCGTCTGAGCGCCGCACAGCAATTGCAGAAAAGCGCGAAACCCGCGCAGCTGAAGTTTCTCGACCAGCAGCTCGCTGGGGAAAAAGACCCAAGCGTCCACGCGGCCCTGAGCCTGGCGCTGGCCAATCTGCAACTGGTCGACAGCGACCCGGCGGTGCGCCTTGCAGCGGTGCGGTTGCTCGGTGAAACCGGCGACCCATTGGCCCGTACACGCCTCGAAGGTTTGCTCGAACCCGGAGTGGAAAGCGATGCCGGCGTGCGCACCGCCGCTGAAACCAGCCTCGCTCAGGTCAAGCGCAAACTGCTGATCGGCGAAGTGCTCGGCCAGGCCTTCAGCGGCATGTCGCTGGGCTCGATTCTGCTGCTCGCCGCCCTCGGTCTGGCGATCACCTTCGGCCTGCTCGGGGTGATCAACATGGCCCACGGCGAGATGCTGATGCTCGGCGCCTACTCGACCTATGTCGTGCAGTTGATGTTCCAGCGCTACGCACCGCAGGCCATCGAGTTTTATCCGTTGATCGCGTTGCCGGTGGCGTTTTTCGTCACCGCCGCCATTGGCATGGCACTGGAGCGCACAGTCATCCGCCACCTTTACGGTCGACCACTGGAAACGCTGCTCGCGACCTGGGGCATCAGCCTGATGCTGATTCAGCTTGTTCGTCTGGTGTTTGGCGCGCAGAACGTTGAAGTGGCCAACCCGGCGTGGCTGTCCGGCGGCATTCAAGTGCTGCCGAACCTGGTGCTGCCGTACAACCGCATCGTCATCATCGCTTTCGCATTGTTCGTGGTGGTGCTGACCTGGCTGCTGCTGAACAAGACCCGCCTCGGCCTCAACGTGCGCGCCGTTACCCAGAACCGCAACATGGCCGCCTGCTGCGGCGTGCCAACCGGGCGCGTGGACATGCTCGCCTTCGGTCTCGGCTCGGGCATCGCCGGATTGGGCGGCGTGGCGCTGAGCCAGATCGGCAACGTCGGTCCCGACCTTGGCCAGAGCTACATCATCGACTCGTTCCTGGTGGTGGTGCTCGGCGGCGTCGGCCAACTGGCCGGCAGCGTGCTCGCGGCGTTTGGCCTGGGCATCGCCAACAAGATTCTCGAACCGCAGATCGGTGCGGTACTCGGCAAGATCCTGATCCTCGCGCTGATCATTCTGTTCATTCAGAAACGTCCGCAAGGCCTCTTCGCACTGAAAGGACGGGTGATCGACTGA
- the urtC gene encoding urea ABC transporter permease subunit UrtC — translation MNQPLLVTATQKAGPKVTLAVGGVILALLIVLPLLSLLSPDNALHVSAYTLTLVGKILCYAIVALALDLVWGYAGLLSLGHGLFFALGGYAMGMYLMRQAAGDGLPAFMTFLSWSELPWYWTGTSSFLWAMCLVVLAPGLLALVFGFFAFRSRIKGVYFSIMTQALTFAGMLLFFRNETGFGGNNGFTNFRTILGFGITEPGTRAVLFLATVLLLVASLFIGWRLAQSKFGRVLTALRDAENRLMFCGYDPRGFKLFVWVLSAVLCGLAGALYVPQVGIINPSEMSPTNSIEAAVWVALGGRGTLIGPLLGAGVVNGMKSWFTVAFPEYWLFFLGALFIVVTLYLPKGVIGLLKKRGEQ, via the coding sequence ATGAACCAGCCTCTGTTAGTCACGGCCACACAAAAGGCCGGGCCGAAAGTCACGCTCGCGGTCGGCGGGGTGATCCTCGCGCTGCTGATCGTTCTGCCGCTGCTCTCGTTGTTGTCGCCAGACAATGCCCTGCACGTCTCGGCCTACACGCTGACCCTGGTCGGCAAGATCCTCTGCTACGCCATCGTCGCCCTGGCGCTGGATCTGGTCTGGGGCTATGCCGGCCTACTGTCGCTGGGCCACGGTCTGTTCTTCGCCCTCGGCGGTTACGCGATGGGCATGTACCTGATGCGGCAGGCGGCCGGCGATGGCTTGCCGGCGTTCATGACTTTCCTGTCGTGGAGCGAATTGCCGTGGTACTGGACCGGCACCAGCAGCTTCCTCTGGGCCATGTGTCTGGTGGTGCTGGCGCCGGGGTTGCTGGCGCTGGTGTTCGGCTTCTTCGCCTTCCGTTCGCGGATCAAAGGCGTGTATTTCTCGATCATGACCCAGGCCCTGACCTTCGCCGGCATGCTCCTGTTTTTCCGCAACGAGACCGGTTTCGGTGGCAACAACGGCTTCACCAATTTCCGCACGATCCTCGGCTTCGGCATCACCGAACCGGGCACCCGCGCGGTGCTGTTTCTGGCCACGGTGTTGCTGCTGGTGGCGAGCCTGTTCATCGGCTGGCGCCTGGCGCAAAGCAAGTTCGGTCGGGTGCTGACGGCGTTGCGCGATGCGGAAAATCGTTTGATGTTCTGCGGCTACGACCCGCGCGGTTTCAAGCTGTTCGTCTGGGTGCTGAGTGCGGTGCTGTGCGGCCTGGCCGGAGCGCTTTATGTGCCGCAAGTCGGCATCATCAACCCCAGCGAAATGTCTCCGACCAACTCGATCGAAGCGGCGGTGTGGGTCGCCCTTGGCGGGCGCGGCACGCTGATCGGGCCGCTGCTCGGCGCCGGCGTGGTCAACGGCATGAAGAGCTGGTTCACCGTGGCCTTCCCGGAATACTGGCTGTTCTTCCTCGGCGCGCTGTTCATCGTCGTGACGTTGTACCTGCCCAAGGGCGTGATCGGTCTGCTGAAGAAACGAGGTGAACAATGA
- the urtD gene encoding urea ABC transporter ATP-binding protein UrtD — protein MRVTASAEFMLEPAFFPVEPNKDEGTSRDSIGLGQRVGPGLDTRHGTILTLEDISVSFDGFRALNNLNLYIGVGELRCIIGPNGAGKTTLMDVITGKTRPSHGKAWFGETLDLTQMSEVQIAQSGIGRKFQKPTVFEALSVFENLELAQKTDKSVWASLRARLSGEQKDRISEVLETIRLTTSVNRQAGLLSHGQKQFLEIGMLLMQDPQLLLLDEPVAGMTDAETEFTAELFKSLAGKHSLMVVEHDMGFVGAIADHVTVLHQGSVLAEGSLEQVQADERVIEVYLGR, from the coding sequence ATGAGAGTCACAGCGAGTGCTGAATTCATGCTGGAACCTGCGTTCTTTCCCGTGGAACCGAACAAGGACGAAGGCACCAGCCGCGACTCGATCGGCCTCGGCCAGCGCGTCGGCCCGGGCCTCGACACCCGCCACGGCACGATCCTTACCCTGGAAGACATCAGCGTCAGCTTCGACGGCTTTCGTGCGCTGAACAATCTCAACCTGTACATCGGCGTCGGCGAACTGCGCTGCATCATCGGCCCCAACGGCGCGGGCAAAACCACGCTGATGGACGTGATCACCGGCAAGACCCGGCCCAGCCACGGCAAGGCCTGGTTCGGCGAAACCCTGGATCTGACGCAGATGAGCGAAGTGCAGATTGCCCAGTCCGGCATCGGCCGCAAATTCCAGAAGCCGACGGTGTTCGAAGCCTTGAGCGTGTTCGAAAACCTGGAGCTGGCACAGAAGACCGACAAGTCGGTGTGGGCCAGTTTGCGTGCGCGCTTGAGTGGCGAGCAAAAGGATCGCATCAGCGAAGTGCTGGAGACGATTCGCCTGACCACCTCGGTCAATCGCCAGGCCGGGCTGTTGTCCCACGGCCAGAAGCAGTTCCTCGAGATTGGCATGTTGCTGATGCAAGACCCGCAATTGCTCCTGCTCGACGAACCGGTGGCGGGCATGACCGACGCCGAAACCGAGTTCACCGCCGAGCTGTTCAAATCGCTGGCGGGCAAGCATTCGCTGATGGTGGTCGAGCATGACATGGGTTTTGTCGGCGCGATTGCCGACCACGTCACGGTGCTGCACCAAGGCAGCGTGCTGGCCGAGGGCTCGCTTGAGCAGGTGCAGGCCGATGAGCGAGTAATTGAGGTTTATTTGGGACGATGA
- the urtE gene encoding urea ABC transporter ATP-binding subunit UrtE yields the protein MLQVQQLHQYYGGSHILRGLSFDVKVGEVTCLLGRNGVGKTTLLKCLMGLLPAKEGAVNWEGKPITTFKPHQRVHAGIAYVPQGREIFGRLTVEENLLMGLSRFPGSEAKEVPGFIYELFPVLLQMKQRRGGDLSGGQQQQLAIGRALASRPRLLILDEPTEGIQPSVIKEIGAVIKQLAARGDMAILLVEQFYDFAAELADQYLVMSRGEIVQQGRGENMEAEGVRGLVTI from the coding sequence ATGCTACAAGTCCAACAACTTCATCAGTACTACGGCGGTAGCCACATCCTGCGCGGTCTCTCGTTTGACGTAAAAGTCGGCGAAGTCACCTGCCTGCTCGGCCGGAACGGCGTGGGCAAGACCACCCTGCTCAAATGCCTGATGGGCCTGCTGCCGGCCAAGGAAGGCGCGGTGAATTGGGAAGGCAAACCGATTACCACGTTCAAACCGCATCAGCGCGTGCATGCCGGTATCGCTTATGTGCCGCAGGGCCGTGAGATCTTCGGACGCCTGACGGTAGAAGAAAATCTGCTGATGGGCCTGTCGCGCTTTCCAGGCTCAGAAGCCAAGGAAGTTCCAGGTTTCATCTACGAACTGTTCCCGGTGCTGCTACAAATGAAGCAGCGTCGTGGCGGCGATCTGTCCGGCGGGCAGCAACAGCAACTGGCGATCGGCAGGGCATTGGCCAGCCGCCCGCGCCTGCTGATTCTTGATGAGCCCACGGAAGGCATTCAACCCTCGGTGATCAAGGAGATCGGCGCGGTGATCAAGCAGCTCGCGGCGCGCGGTGACATGGCGATTCTGCTGGTCGAGCAGTTCTACGATTTCGCCGCCGAACTGGCCGATCAATACCTGGTGATGTCGCGGGGCGAGATCGTCCAGCAGGGTCGCGGTGAAAATATGGAGGCCGAGGGTGTACGCGGGCTGGTCACGATCTAA
- a CDS encoding urease accessory protein UreD — protein sequence MNSIVAPALFTPSWHAELELAYARFGDCTRPVMRRHLGPLRVQKHLYAEGPEVCQHIIVHPPGGIAGGDRLDISARVEHNAWAQITSPGAAKWYRAGGPAYQQLDLQVAAGATLEWLPQETIVYSAAQAELSTTIELEGDARLFYWDVVALGRPASGERFDLGHFQAHLDIRRDGQLLWHERQRIVGADGLLDSPIGLDGQPVFATMLVTGEIDAELLERCRSQGHEVRGDLTQLPGLLVARCLAGEALLARAWLIDLWRLLRPALLGREAIAPRIWST from the coding sequence ATGAATTCGATTGTTGCACCTGCCCTGTTTACCCCGAGCTGGCACGCCGAGCTGGAGCTGGCTTACGCGCGTTTCGGCGATTGCACGCGCCCGGTCATGCGCCGCCACCTCGGCCCGCTGCGCGTACAAAAGCATCTGTACGCCGAAGGCCCCGAGGTCTGCCAGCACATCATCGTCCATCCACCGGGCGGAATTGCCGGCGGCGATCGACTGGACATCAGCGCGCGCGTCGAACACAACGCCTGGGCACAGATCACCAGCCCCGGCGCCGCCAAGTGGTATCGCGCGGGCGGGCCGGCTTATCAGCAGCTCGACTTGCAAGTCGCTGCCGGCGCGACCCTGGAATGGCTGCCGCAGGAAACCATCGTCTACAGCGCCGCGCAGGCCGAGCTGAGCACAACGATCGAGCTTGAAGGCGATGCGCGGCTGTTCTACTGGGACGTGGTGGCGCTCGGTCGTCCGGCCAGTGGCGAGCGTTTTGACCTCGGGCATTTTCAGGCGCACCTGGACATCCGCCGCGATGGTCAGTTGCTCTGGCACGAACGGCAGCGCATTGTCGGTGCGGACGGTTTACTCGACTCGCCGATCGGCCTGGATGGGCAACCGGTGTTCGCAACGATGCTGGTGACCGGTGAGATAGACGCCGAGTTGCTGGAGCGCTGCCGCTCGCAGGGGCACGAAGTGCGTGGAGACTTGACCCAGTTGCCAGGGTTGCTGGTGGCGCGGTGTCTGGCCGGTGAAGCGTTACTCGCCCGCGCTTGGCTGATTGATTTATGGCGACTGCTAAGGCCTGCGCTGCTGGGCCGCGAAGCTATCGCGCCAAGAATATGGAGCACCTGA
- the ureA gene encoding urease subunit gamma — protein MDLTPREKDKLLIFTAGLVAERRLARGVKLNYPEAMAYISAALLEGARDGQTVAELMHYGTTLLSREQVMEGIPEMIPEIQVEATFPDGTKLVTVHQPIV, from the coding sequence ATGGACCTGACCCCACGCGAAAAAGACAAGCTGCTGATCTTCACCGCCGGCCTCGTCGCCGAGCGGCGGCTGGCCCGTGGCGTGAAACTCAATTACCCGGAAGCCATGGCCTACATCTCCGCCGCGCTGCTCGAAGGTGCCCGCGACGGCCAGACCGTGGCCGAGCTGATGCATTACGGCACCACCCTGCTCAGCCGCGAACAAGTGATGGAAGGCATCCCGGAAATGATCCCGGAGATCCAGGTCGAGGCGACGTTCCCCGACGGCACCAAACTGGTCACCGTTCACCAGCCGATCGTCTGA
- a CDS encoding GNAT family N-acetyltransferase — MTYSIRDASRADLPAIRDIYNDAVLNTTAIWNEQAVDLGNRQAWFDARQLQAYPILVIVDRENAVLGYASFGDWRPFDGFRHTVEHSVYVRSDQRGNGLGPQLMTALIERARTCGKHVMVAAIESGNAASIRLHQRAGFSITGQMPQVGTKFGRWLDLTFMQLNLNPGAQPPGAHKE, encoded by the coding sequence ATGACTTACAGCATTCGCGATGCGAGCCGGGCCGACCTGCCGGCGATCCGCGACATCTACAACGACGCCGTGCTCAACACCACGGCGATCTGGAACGAACAAGCGGTCGACCTCGGCAATCGCCAGGCATGGTTCGACGCGCGTCAGTTGCAGGCGTACCCGATTCTGGTGATCGTCGACCGTGAAAACGCAGTGCTGGGTTACGCCTCGTTCGGCGACTGGCGGCCGTTCGACGGTTTCCGCCACACCGTCGAGCACTCGGTGTACGTGCGCAGCGATCAACGCGGCAACGGCCTCGGCCCGCAACTGATGACGGCGCTGATCGAACGCGCCCGCACTTGCGGCAAACACGTCATGGTCGCCGCCATCGAAAGCGGCAACGCTGCCTCGATCCGCCTGCACCAGCGCGCCGGTTTCAGCATCACCGGGCAGATGCCGCAAGTGGGCACCAAGTTCGGCCGCTGGCTCGATCTGACCTTCATGCAGTTGAACCTCAATCCCGGCGCACAGCCGCCGGGTGCCCACAAGGAGTGA
- a CDS encoding GNAT family N-acetyltransferase has translation MNAAQLRRVNAESFAHYRQGLIDLLLDAVGYGASVGFMADLDAAQARAYFDEVQDNINKGSTLLWVVVKDEQVLASVQLGLCQKANGLNRAEVQKLLVREHARRRGLGQQLMQALELEAPKHKRGMLYLDTEAGSPAEDFYKALGYVRAGEIPDYACDPNGTYRPTALYYKVLQGAQR, from the coding sequence ATGAACGCCGCCCAGTTGCGCCGCGTCAACGCTGAGAGCTTTGCCCACTATCGCCAGGGCCTGATCGATCTGCTGCTCGACGCCGTCGGTTACGGCGCCAGCGTCGGTTTTATGGCCGACCTCGATGCCGCGCAGGCGCGCGCGTATTTCGATGAGGTGCAGGACAACATCAACAAGGGCAGCACGCTGCTCTGGGTGGTGGTGAAGGACGAGCAGGTGCTGGCCAGCGTGCAACTGGGCCTGTGCCAGAAGGCCAATGGTCTGAACCGCGCCGAAGTGCAGAAACTGCTGGTGCGCGAACACGCGCGTCGGCGCGGTCTCGGTCAGCAACTGATGCAGGCGCTGGAACTCGAAGCGCCCAAGCACAAGCGCGGCATGCTCTATCTCGACACCGAGGCCGGCTCGCCGGCGGAAGATTTCTACAAGGCGCTGGGCTACGTGCGCGCCGGCGAAATCCCTGATTACGCCTGCGATCCCAACGGCACCTATCGCCCGACCGCTCTCTATTACAAAGTCCTGCAAGGAGCCCAGCGATGA
- a CDS encoding urease subunit beta, whose amino-acid sequence MIPGQYQIQPGDIELNVGRRTLSLKVANSGDRPIQVGSHFHFFETNDALTFDRAASRGMRLNIPAGTAVRFEPGQSREVELVDYAGHRRVFGFAGRIMGDL is encoded by the coding sequence ATGATTCCTGGCCAATACCAGATCCAGCCCGGCGACATCGAACTCAACGTCGGCCGTCGCACCCTCAGCCTGAAAGTCGCCAACAGCGGCGACCGGCCGATTCAGGTCGGCTCGCATTTCCACTTTTTTGAAACCAACGACGCGCTGACCTTCGATCGCGCCGCCAGTCGCGGCATGCGCCTGAATATTCCAGCGGGCACGGCGGTGCGCTTCGAGCCGGGCCAGAGTCGTGAAGTCGAGCTGGTCGATTACGCCGGGCATCGCCGGGTGTTCGGCTTTGCCGGCCGCATCATGGGTGATCTCTAA